Proteins encoded by one window of Molothrus ater isolate BHLD 08-10-18 breed brown headed cowbird chromosome 12, BPBGC_Mater_1.1, whole genome shotgun sequence:
- the CEBPA gene encoding CCAAT/enhancer-binding protein alpha yields the protein MEQANFYEVDSRPPMSSGQHHQLQTPLPGSTYSYREAPSAAAPAAGGAELGDICENENSIDISAYIDPAAFNDEFLADLFQHSKQQEKAKAILAGDFDFHTMHGAGAAASAPGHQPQHHQQPLFGCVPGYMDGKLDPLYERIAAPGLRPLVIKQEPREEEEVKSAALSALYPHHAPQQHPSHLQYQIAHCAQTTMHLQPGQPTPPPTPVPSPHHPHHPHPPGGLSAAGTLKMMPSDHRSKSKKTVDKNSNEYRVRRERNNIAVRKSRDKAKQRNVETQQKVLELTTDNERLRKRVEQLTRELETLRGIFRQLPESSLVKAMGSCA from the coding sequence ATGGAGCAAGCCAATTTCTACGAGGTCGATTCCCGGCCCCCGATGAGCAGCGGccagcaccaccagctccaGACTCCCCTGCCCGGCAGCACCTACAGCTACAGAGAGGCTCCCTCGGCGGCGGCACCTGCTGCGGGCGGCGCGGAGCTCGGCGATATCTGCGAGAACGAGAACTCCATCGACATCAGTGCCTACATCGACCCCGCCGCCTTCAACGACGAGTTCCTGGCCGACCTCTTCCagcacagcaagcagcaggagaaagccAAGGCCATCCTGGCCGGGGATTTCGACTTCCACACCATGCATGGGgccggcgccgccgcctcgGCGCCGGGGCACCAGCCgcagcaccaccagcagccGCTCTTCGGCTGCGTGCCCGGCTACATGGACGGCAAGCTCGACCCCCTCTACGAGCGCATCGCCGCGCCGGGCTTGCGGCCGCTGGTGATCAAGCAGGAGCCCcgcgaggaggaggaggtgaagtCGGCGGCCCTGTCGGCCCTCTATCCCCATCACGCCCCGCAGCAGCACCCGTCCCACCTCCAGTACCAGATCGCCCACTGCGCCCAGACCACCATGCACCTCCAGCCCGGGCAGCCCACGCCGCCCCCCACGCCCGTGCCCAGCCCGCACCACCCGCACCACCCGCACCCTCCCGGCGGCCTGTCCGCCGCGGGCACCCTCAAGATGATGCCCTCGGACCACCGGAGCAAATCGAAAAAGACAGTGGACAAGAACAGTAACGAGTACCGGGTGCGCCGGGAGCGCAACAACATCGCGGTGCGCAAGAGCCGGGACAAGGCCAAGCAGCGCAACGTGGAGACGCAGCAGAAGGTGCTGGAGCTCACCACCGACAACGAGCGGCTGCGCAAGCGGGTGGAGCAGCTCACCCGGGAGCTGGAGACTCTGCGGGGCATCTTCAGGCAGCTGCCCGAGAGCTCGCTGGTGAAGGCCATGGGCAGCTGCGCCTAG